CAATCGCAGGGATTTTAAGTATATGACCATGCTAAAAAAAACATTTTTATATATCATGCTGGCAACGGTTTCCTTTTTTGCTGCGGCGCAGGGAATCGCGGAGCTGGATACCTGGCGCAAGCAGATCTACGAAGCCTATGTGCTGAACAATATGCCGCAATGGGCACGGACGGTCCGGTTGATGGAAACGGCCTATGCCCGTCAGCCTTCCGGCGACCTGCTTTACGAGCTGACGCTGGCCCAGTATGGCCTGATTGGCTATTACCTGGGCGAAAAGGAAAACGGCAAGGCAGAGGTCCTGCTCGACAAGGCCGAGAAGAATAGTGAGGCCCTTTCGAAGATTCCAGGCTACCGGGCCGAGGCCTATGCTTTTGAATCGGCCTTCATAGGGTTCAGGATAGGCTTACGTCCCATTCGTGCCGTAACCCAGGGTCCGCGCAGCATGCGCGCCGCCGACAATGCCATAGAAACTGACGACCGCTATGCCCGCGCCTGGGTCGAAAAAGGCAACATCAGCTTTTTTGCCCCTGCCCCCTTCGGCTCGAAAACCGATGCCATCAGCCATTACGAAAAAGCAATCCAGCTGATGGAAGCCAACATGCACCCCGCCCACCGCTGGCTTTACCTCAGCACCCTGGTGTCGCTGGCCGGCGCTTACGAAAAGACGGGTGACCTGCCCCACGCCATCCGCACCCTCGAGAAAGCCCTGCGCTTCGAGCCCCGCTTCAAATGGGTAAAAGACGAAATGCTCCCAAAATACAAGGCCCTGCAAGCCGCGGGATAAGTTCAAAATAAACCAGCACATCCCATTCCTTTCTCTAAAAGCTAAGGACTGCTTAGCAATAAACTTCCAGTCCTTTTAAAAACCCGGTTCAGTCTCCTGAATTTTCTAAGTTTGAAAATCATTCAGGTCTTTCCAGGGTCGTACCCGGGTCATACCATGGTCGTAGTTTATACGGTTTAAACCGTATAAACTATGACCATGGCAGGTCTGCATAAGGACC
The sequence above is a segment of the Bacteroides sp. genome. Coding sequences within it:
- a CDS encoding tetratricopeptide repeat protein, producing the protein MLATVSFFAAAQGIAELDTWRKQIYEAYVLNNMPQWARTVRLMETAYARQPSGDLLYELTLAQYGLIGYYLGEKENGKAEVLLDKAEKNSEALSKIPGYRAEAYAFESAFIGFRIGLRPIRAVTQGPRSMRAADNAIETDDRYARAWVEKGNISFFAPAPFGSKTDAISHYEKAIQLMEANMHPAHRWLYLSTLVSLAGAYEKTGDLPHAIRTLEKALRFEPRFKWVKDEMLPKYKALQAAG